The Culex pipiens pallens isolate TS chromosome 2, TS_CPP_V2, whole genome shotgun sequence DNA window aaagcaaaaagcaaaaagcaaaaagcaaaaagcaaaaagcaaaaagcaaaaagcaaaaagcaaaaagcaaaaagcaaaaagcaaaaagcaaaaagcaaaaagcaaaaagcaaaaagcaaaatatttgaaacggcctTAGAGTATTTTATTAACTGCCTATTTTATATGGTTAAATTGTAGTGAGCATTTCTTTTGTACATTAGTTTCATTCAAAATCTGATTTCTTATAAGAATATCGACAATGTTCCTTCATGTCCACCCCTGCAGCTAGTGACGTCGATACTTTTGACAATTTGCGCACGCATCAGCTTAttagacaataacaaaaacaaactctaTCGCAAATGAGTCAAGTTCTCGgtcggcatttgaaaattaacaagTGTTTTACGATTTAAGTGctactaaaaaaataaagtaaacaaTCAAACATTTGCAATAACCGTCGCACGTGAATGTAGAACCGCTCTGCCTCACTGCGGTTGTCGTCCGGTAGTGTTCCTTCCCGAATAAACCCTTCTAATTGTCCCCGACATACTTAAAGTACCCCTCCCACCTCCCCACAAACGATGGCCAACGATCGTGAAATTCTGCGCGAAATCTGGGAGGGCAAAATTCCGGTCCACTTCCAGCTGGCGTCGGACGAAACGGACGTCGAGCCGGAAGACTTTTTCCTGCTGATCCCCCGGCTGAGCTACTTCCCGCTGGTGACGGAGAAGGTGCGGCGACACTTTTTGCGGGTCGTGTCGAACGAGCTCCAGGACGGGGAGATGTGGATGGACAGCAACGGGACGCCACTCAAGTGGCACTATCCAATTGGTGAGGCGATGAGTCATGCCGGTTGAGGTTCGATTTATTTagggaattctttttttttgttttcattttcaggGGTGTTGTTTGATCTTCTAGTCGGAAGTGACGCCTGTTTGCCCTGGCGCATCACGGTGCACTTTTCCAAATTTCCCGAGGAGGTGCTGTTTCGGTGTCCGAACAAGTACTTGTTAAAATAAAGACTAATAAGAAATACACATGTTCAACAAGCTCTTTTTTAGGGACATTGTGGAGGCACACTTTATGTCTAGTCTGAAGGAAGCTGACGTGCTGAAGCACCGTGGCCAGGTTGTATCGGCCATGCAAAAGAAGGACCACAATCAGCTTTGGTTAGGTTTAGTAAACGGTAGGGTAACATTGAATCctcttgaaaaattaattacttACACTTCAATTCTACATTTAAgacaaatttgaccaattttgggCGGTCAATCGGCGCCTGATGGAACCCATTCCGGACCAGGATGGTTTCAAACACATTCCAGTTAGATGTTACGCTGAGGTAAGTTtggtgaaattgtttttttaaaggtgcaGTGTTAATGCTACAAGggtaaccatcatgacgaagaacttgaGATACTTGAATAGCACGTCCAAAAATGGGGAAGGGTGTTTCATCTTCAGGGGTTCCATATCGCTTCGCGAAACTTTTGATTGCTACTCGGTATAGAGTCCTAAGACGAGAGCAGATATAAACTTGTATACCGGCAAAAAAGGACTATAagcaatcgagaaattaaaaagagagatgtagCTGTTCTTGTAAACTTTACAGCAACTGGAAAGAATATTTTACTCCATGgcgatgtgtttttttttaaatttttttcctgCGCCTCATAGCGCAGATTGAGCAAAAAGTTAGCTTTTTGGCTCAACGCAACGAGCTTCAAGCCCAATCTTCATAGCAAGCGTTAATGCTTAGCTTGGATGTAACTGGTTGCATAAATCTAGGCGTTTAACATATTTCCAGTAAGAACTTTGTCTAGCAACCTTTTCCGGGTTGCCAAAATAATGTTCTTGTTTGAattcatttgtttattttagttaggatgttgcaaatatttttccaagttTATATAATTCCCCCCACAACTCTTCCGGACAATCCAACGATAAAAAACTGCtttattttgaggaaaaaatacatgtttttgatCAGAATAGAAGTGATTAGGGACATTTGACTCATTTTTAACTAGTTAACCTAATAATTTATAATGAGcctgaatattttgtttttgtttagttttaccAATATTCCCACTTAccttaccttaaaaaaaatctcgtcaaaacttagattatttaaaaaattattgcaaaacaactgtactgaatAACATATTGACatgtaatttcaatatttattatttcataGTATTATGTGAATGGAAATTAATTTCTAGTAGTTTTTGATAAAACATCCTGAATATAAACTTTTCTTTGTAAAGTTATCAAACCaacaattatataaaaaaattgtgtcaataaatttttagttTCTAGACTTTATTTAAGGCCGTGTTACactccgtatttttttttatttgtatggaaattttgttacgaggggatGGGCGATtcccaaaaacctttttttgcgttacgtaatagatGAACACTCCCTAAAGCCTAtctaaaaacttttaatttgcGTAGAAGactgctaaaatcggttgaaatggttcagagttatatttttttgaaaaatgtggtttttgagaaaaacgacgAAATCTGCacttttggaccaccctaacatggcgtaggtcaccttgatggccaaacaaaatatacaggtctaattatttcggccagaaAATTTTTGAAGCTGATCGGAGAACTCTGTTTTCTTATAATCCTGTTTTCGTAGGCAATTGctgaataataaaatatttcacattacatttttaaaaataagaacaaGTTTAAAATAACCTTAGAGGGtataccaaaaattaaaaaaaaaactgtttaattttttcacatttttaaaacttttggaaaataaccacaaaagctgaaaaaatgtgCTTGAAAAAATTGGTCAACTTTTATCTCTAGTTCTATCCATATtaggcaaattaaaaaataataacaaattgggtTATGGACAcctatgaaaaatgtttttacaaatTGTTGATATCCTTGGG harbors:
- the LOC120418589 gene encoding autophagy protein 5, with translation MANDREILREIWEGKIPVHFQLASDETDVEPEDFFLLIPRLSYFPLVTEKVRRHFLRVVSNELQDGEMWMDSNGTPLKWHYPIGVLFDLLVGSDACLPWRITVHFSKFPEEVLFRCPNKDIVEAHFMSSLKEADVLKHRGQVVSAMQKKDHNQLWLGLVNDKFDQFWAVNRRLMEPIPDQDGFKHIPVRCYAEDGTYQQKLVAPGTESGQKRTLQDLLEDFSTPVRKAVSARSHGICVPESTPLQWLSEHLSYPDNFLHLCLVYA